In Acidimicrobiales bacterium, one DNA window encodes the following:
- a CDS encoding alpha/beta hydrolase encodes MSGALDYDPARRPAQPPTPAADAFTIHRAALPTGAELAYVHEGAGGTPLLLLHGCPETKRIWWRNIAALAEAGFEVIAPDFRGIGDSGPAPDDVHDIATYSIDVHALVAGHLGHDACVVAAGDLGGVVATDLIHRYPGFVTGNCAFNTVPPMGADYTAAGLDFSAFTALRDGPTGDYREWQGAKPDELAAILTTSEARRLWVASVFRSRLWASPGSFTDAEVDFQTEPFADEACLRASWAPYQIAHGRPMAELPRMEAVDVPTLVLYGADDHVIGPDFLVYAEAAWTNRIGPLVVAGAGHFLPWERADVFNALLPAVFRP; translated from the coding sequence GTGAGCGGCGCCCTCGACTACGACCCCGCGCGCCGGCCGGCCCAGCCGCCCACCCCGGCCGCCGACGCCTTCACCATCCACCGAGCGGCGCTGCCGACCGGCGCCGAGCTGGCCTACGTCCACGAGGGCGCCGGCGGGACGCCCCTGCTGCTGCTCCACGGCTGCCCCGAGACCAAGCGCATCTGGTGGCGCAACATCGCCGCCCTCGCCGAGGCCGGCTTCGAGGTCATCGCCCCCGACTTCCGGGGCATCGGCGACAGCGGCCCGGCGCCCGACGACGTCCACGACATCGCCACCTACAGCATCGACGTGCACGCGCTGGTCGCCGGGCACCTGGGCCACGACGCCTGCGTCGTGGCGGCCGGCGACCTCGGCGGAGTGGTCGCCACCGACCTCATCCACCGCTACCCCGGCTTCGTCACCGGCAACTGCGCGTTCAACACCGTGCCGCCCATGGGCGCGGACTACACCGCCGCCGGCCTCGATTTCTCGGCCTTCACCGCCCTCCGGGACGGGCCCACGGGCGACTACCGGGAGTGGCAGGGGGCCAAGCCCGACGAGCTCGCCGCCATCCTCACCACGTCAGAGGCCCGCCGCCTGTGGGTGGCATCGGTCTTCCGCTCGCGGCTCTGGGCGTCACCAGGCTCGTTCACCGACGCCGAGGTCGACTTCCAGACCGAGCCCTTCGCCGACGAGGCCTGCTTGCGGGCGTCGTGGGCGCCGTACCAGATCGCCCACGGCCGACCGATGGCCGAGCTCCCCCGCATGGAGGCCGTCGACGTACCGACCCTCGTGCTCTACGGCGCCGACGACCACGTCATCGGACCCGACTTCCTCGTCTACGCCGAGGCGGCGTGGACGAACCGCATCGGCCCTCTCGTCGTCGCCGGCGCCGGTCACTTCCTGCCCTGGGAGCGCGCCGACGTCTTCAACGCCCTGCTGCCGGCGGTCTTCCGCCCCTGA
- a CDS encoding amidohydrolase family protein, translated as MDDVIIRNGTLVDGTGRPAERSDVVVRDGCITAVGPDVDVEVPRGAREIDADGLLVTPGFVDIHTHYDGQVTWDEVLAPTAWHGVTTIITGNCGVGFAPAEPDKHDWLIGLMEGVEDIPGTALAEGIDWTWESFPEYLDTLERRQWTMDVGTQVAHGAVRAYVMGERGADNEPATPADIEAMAAIVRDAVRAGALGFSTSRTIAHQAIDGRPVPGTFAAEDELFGIGAVLGELDTGIFELAPMGSAGEDIVAPEQEVDWMCRLSGAIGRPVTFVMVQVDPAPELWRGLMDASLAAAEAGADVWPQVAARPTGLLSGLHTTYSFLDPIPAFADLKARGVAGADLVAALRDPEVRRAIVEWEPDPEAAARLQHAAEHSFLLGDPPDYEPGPERSLAAIAAQAGRTPVETALDAMLELDGEGLLYLPMLNYADGSLDHVREMLLHPRSASGLGDGGAHCGVICDASLPTFLLTHWGRDRTRGERLPLELLVKKQTQDTARLYGLGDRGVVAPGMVGDLNVIDFDRLRLGTPRVVHDLPAGGSRIVQGAEGYVATIKSGVVTFADGVETGARPGRLVRGAR; from the coding sequence GTGGACGACGTGATCATCCGCAACGGCACGCTGGTCGACGGGACCGGTCGGCCGGCCGAACGGTCGGACGTGGTGGTGCGCGACGGGTGCATCACCGCGGTGGGGCCCGACGTCGATGTCGAGGTCCCCCGCGGCGCCCGCGAGATCGACGCCGACGGCCTGCTCGTCACGCCGGGCTTCGTCGACATCCACACCCACTACGACGGCCAGGTCACCTGGGACGAGGTGCTCGCCCCCACCGCGTGGCACGGCGTCACCACCATCATCACCGGCAACTGCGGGGTGGGGTTCGCCCCCGCCGAGCCCGACAAGCACGACTGGCTCATCGGCCTCATGGAGGGCGTCGAGGACATCCCCGGCACGGCCCTGGCCGAGGGCATCGACTGGACCTGGGAGAGCTTCCCCGAGTACCTCGACACGCTCGAGCGGCGCCAGTGGACCATGGACGTCGGCACCCAGGTGGCGCACGGAGCGGTGCGCGCCTACGTGATGGGCGAGCGCGGCGCCGACAACGAGCCCGCGACACCGGCCGACATCGAGGCCATGGCCGCCATCGTCCGCGACGCCGTGCGCGCCGGCGCCCTCGGCTTCTCGACCTCGCGCACCATCGCCCACCAGGCCATCGACGGGCGCCCCGTCCCCGGCACCTTCGCCGCGGAGGACGAGCTGTTCGGCATCGGCGCGGTGCTCGGCGAGCTCGACACCGGCATCTTCGAGCTGGCCCCGATGGGCTCGGCCGGCGAGGACATCGTCGCCCCCGAGCAGGAGGTCGACTGGATGTGCCGGCTGTCGGGCGCCATCGGCCGGCCGGTCACCTTCGTCATGGTGCAGGTCGACCCGGCCCCCGAGCTCTGGCGAGGTCTGATGGACGCCTCGCTGGCGGCGGCCGAGGCCGGCGCCGACGTCTGGCCGCAGGTCGCGGCCCGCCCCACCGGCCTGCTCTCGGGCCTGCACACCACCTACTCCTTCCTCGACCCGATCCCCGCCTTCGCCGACCTCAAGGCCCGCGGCGTCGCCGGCGCCGACCTCGTGGCCGCCCTGCGCGACCCCGAGGTGCGCCGGGCCATCGTCGAGTGGGAGCCCGACCCCGAGGCCGCGGCCCGCCTCCAGCACGCCGCCGAGCACAGCTTCCTGCTCGGCGACCCACCGGACTACGAGCCGGGCCCCGAGCGCTCGCTCGCGGCCATCGCGGCACAGGCCGGTCGCACGCCGGTCGAGACCGCGCTCGACGCCATGCTCGAGCTCGACGGCGAGGGCCTGCTCTACCTGCCGATGCTCAACTACGCCGACGGCTCGCTCGACCACGTGCGCGAGATGCTGCTGCACCCGCGCTCGGCGTCGGGCCTCGGCGACGGCGGCGCCCACTGCGGCGTCATCTGCGACGCCTCGCTGCCCACCTTCCTGCTCACCCACTGGGGCCGGGACCGCACCCGGGGTGAGCGCCTGCCCCTCGAGCTGCTGGTCAAGAAGCAGACCCAGGACACCGCCCGCCTCTACGGCCTGGGCGACCGCGGCGTCGTCGCACCCGGCATGGTCGGCGACCTCAATGTCATCGACTTCGACCGCCTCCGCCTCGGCACGCCGCGGGTCGTCCATGACCTGCCCGCCGGCGGATCGCGGATCGTCCAGGGCGCCGAGGGCTACGTCGCCACGATCAAGTCCGGCGTGGTGACGTTCGCCGACGGCGTCGAGACCGGCGCCCGACCGGGTCGCCTCGTCCGCGGCGCCCGCTGA
- a CDS encoding lipid-transfer protein: MALDHAPGSHVPGQHPDDIAIIGWAQTPMVRHTDKTETQLLLEVVTDALDDAGLTRADVGFTCAGSCDYVAGQAFSFVQNTDAIGAWPPKRDSHVEMDGAWALYEAYVRLLMGDEVDVALAMGSGRSSTADPALIYPMEMDPFYLAPLGADALSLAALQAQAVLAAGAVTERQLAEIAARCRRDAQSNPYAQVSGEFDVDELLAEDAVRAPLRRHDLPPITDGAAAVVIARAEKAKAVCENPVWITGIAHCAELHYPGMRDLTRSLSARKAAEAAGVADGPVDVAELQAAFTHEEPLLVEALGLAPTVTVNPSGGPLAANPIMATGLVRIAEAAAAIRDRGASRTVGHSTSGPCLQQNLVCVLEGGRA; the protein is encoded by the coding sequence ATGGCCCTCGACCACGCACCGGGCAGTCACGTTCCCGGCCAACACCCTGACGACATCGCCATCATCGGGTGGGCGCAGACCCCGATGGTGCGCCACACCGACAAGACCGAGACCCAGCTGTTGCTCGAGGTCGTCACCGACGCCCTCGACGACGCCGGCCTGACCCGCGCCGACGTTGGCTTCACCTGCGCCGGCAGCTGCGACTACGTCGCCGGCCAGGCCTTCTCCTTCGTGCAGAACACCGACGCCATCGGCGCCTGGCCGCCCAAGCGGGACAGCCACGTCGAGATGGACGGCGCCTGGGCGCTGTACGAGGCCTACGTCCGACTCCTGATGGGCGACGAGGTGGACGTGGCCCTGGCCATGGGATCCGGCCGTTCGTCCACCGCGGATCCGGCGCTCATCTACCCGATGGAGATGGACCCCTTCTACCTGGCCCCGCTCGGCGCCGACGCCCTCAGCCTCGCCGCCCTCCAGGCCCAGGCGGTCCTGGCCGCCGGCGCCGTCACCGAGCGCCAGCTGGCCGAGATCGCGGCCCGCTGCCGTCGCGACGCCCAGTCCAACCCGTACGCCCAGGTGAGCGGCGAGTTCGACGTCGACGAGCTGCTCGCCGAGGACGCCGTGCGGGCCCCGCTGCGCCGCCACGACCTGCCCCCCATCACCGACGGTGCCGCCGCGGTGGTGATCGCCCGGGCCGAGAAGGCCAAGGCGGTCTGCGAGAACCCGGTCTGGATCACGGGCATCGCCCACTGCGCCGAGCTGCACTACCCGGGCATGCGCGACCTCACCCGGTCGCTGTCCGCCCGCAAGGCGGCGGAGGCCGCGGGCGTGGCCGACGGCCCGGTCGACGTGGCCGAGCTCCAGGCCGCGTTCACCCACGAGGAGCCTCTCCTCGTCGAGGCCCTCGGACTGGCGCCGACCGTGACGGTCAACCCGTCGGGCGGGCCGCTGGCCGCCAACCCGATCATGGCCACCGGCCTGGTCCGCATCGCCGAGGCCGCGGCCGCCATCCGGGACCGGGGGGCGAGCCGCACCGTCGGCCACTCGACCTCGGGCCCGTGCCTCCAACAGAACCTCGTGTGTGTCCTGGAAGGGGGTCGGGCATGA
- a CDS encoding thiolase domain-containing protein, giving the protein MSHAPAAIVGIGQTHHKKKRWDVSLGGLVREAARRALDDAQMDWGDIDAVVIGKAPDLFEGVMKPELYLTDALGAHGKPMFRVHTAGSVGGTTGIVASHLVETGRHRRVLAVGYQKQSEGNAQFALGSGKGASLGAGGAFAPFIRSYIQRSGAPLDVGPMVAVKDRQNALKNPYAHLRLEDISIESVKASPMMWDPLRFLESCPSSDGACAMVFTDQAGGEAAAADGRQPAWVLGSAMRSEPFGFPGRDPVLPQGARDCADDVYAQAGITRPREQIDCAELYVPFSWYEPMWLEAHHLAGPGEGWQLVESGATALDGSFPVNMSGGVLSSNPIGASGLLRFAEAALQVRGMAGEHQVDGAKVAVAQAYGASAQYFSMWVVGASLDPFG; this is encoded by the coding sequence ATGAGCCATGCACCCGCCGCCATCGTCGGCATCGGCCAGACCCACCACAAGAAGAAGCGGTGGGACGTCTCCCTCGGCGGCCTCGTCCGCGAGGCCGCCCGACGCGCCCTCGACGACGCCCAGATGGACTGGGGTGACATCGACGCCGTGGTCATCGGCAAGGCGCCCGACCTCTTCGAGGGGGTGATGAAGCCCGAGCTCTACCTCACGGACGCGCTCGGGGCCCACGGCAAGCCCATGTTCCGGGTCCACACCGCCGGCTCGGTGGGCGGTACCACCGGCATCGTGGCCAGCCACCTCGTCGAGACCGGCCGCCACCGGCGCGTGCTGGCCGTCGGCTACCAGAAGCAGTCGGAGGGCAACGCCCAGTTCGCGCTGGGCTCGGGCAAGGGCGCCTCGCTCGGCGCCGGTGGCGCGTTCGCCCCGTTCATCCGCTCCTACATCCAGCGCTCGGGCGCGCCCCTCGACGTGGGCCCGATGGTGGCGGTGAAGGACCGCCAGAACGCGCTCAAGAACCCGTACGCGCACCTGCGCCTGGAGGACATCTCCATCGAGTCGGTGAAGGCCTCGCCGATGATGTGGGACCCGCTTCGCTTCCTCGAGTCCTGTCCCTCGTCGGACGGCGCCTGCGCCATGGTCTTCACCGACCAGGCCGGCGGTGAGGCGGCGGCGGCCGACGGGCGCCAGCCGGCGTGGGTGCTCGGCTCCGCCATGCGCTCCGAGCCCTTCGGGTTCCCGGGCCGTGACCCCGTCCTCCCCCAAGGCGCGCGTGACTGTGCCGACGACGTGTACGCGCAGGCCGGCATCACCCGGCCCCGCGAGCAGATCGACTGCGCCGAGCTCTACGTGCCGTTCTCGTGGTACGAGCCCATGTGGCTGGAGGCCCACCATCTGGCCGGGCCTGGTGAGGGTTGGCAGCTGGTCGAGTCCGGCGCCACCGCGCTCGACGGCTCGTTCCCGGTGAACATGTCCGGCGGCGTGCTCTCATCCAACCCCATCGGCGCCTCGGGCCTGCTGCGCTTCGCCGAGGCGGCCCTCCAGGTGCGGGGCATGGCCGGCGAGCACCAGGTCGACGGCGCCAAGGTGGCCGTGGCCCAGGCCTACGGGGCGTCGGCGCAGTACTTCAGCATGTGGGTCGTGGGCGCCAGCCTCGACCCCTTCGGCTGA
- a CDS encoding OB-fold domain-containing protein — MTALTEERLIGIRSGDRVLCPPLEWDPETGAELAHDFVDVGPAGTVESWCWVAEPSEQHPLAHPFAFATVRLDGADTGLIHVVDAGRADAMSVGMRVAPRWRAERRGHLTDLEAFVPGEDPVSGGGAGAGEPVEMMGYNASIAYTTPVPDNVVRSEAAAAEGRFLGLQCPICGRTYTGGRGYCPVDSIALTAEHEIDLPQKGVATSFTIVTPVQYPGQTETEPFARVHVLLEGTDVVLSYQALVDTPNEDIRTGMRLAPVWASAAEMEDGAGDTREAGLIGWIPTGEPDATDPDLVNRLC; from the coding sequence ATGACCGCGCTGACCGAAGAGCGCCTCATCGGGATCCGCAGCGGCGACCGGGTGTTGTGCCCGCCACTCGAGTGGGACCCCGAGACCGGCGCCGAGCTCGCCCACGACTTCGTCGACGTCGGCCCCGCCGGCACCGTCGAGTCGTGGTGCTGGGTGGCCGAGCCCTCCGAGCAGCACCCCCTCGCCCACCCCTTCGCCTTCGCCACCGTGCGCCTCGACGGCGCCGACACCGGCCTGATCCACGTGGTCGACGCCGGCCGCGCCGATGCCATGAGCGTGGGCATGCGGGTGGCGCCGCGGTGGCGGGCCGAGCGGCGTGGCCACCTGACCGACCTCGAGGCCTTCGTCCCCGGCGAGGACCCGGTGTCGGGCGGCGGCGCGGGCGCCGGGGAACCGGTCGAGATGATGGGCTACAACGCGTCGATCGCCTACACGACCCCGGTGCCCGACAACGTGGTCCGCTCCGAGGCCGCCGCCGCCGAGGGCCGCTTCCTCGGGCTGCAGTGCCCGATCTGCGGGCGCACCTACACGGGCGGGCGCGGCTACTGCCCGGTCGACTCCATCGCCCTCACCGCCGAGCACGAGATCGACCTGCCCCAGAAGGGGGTGGCGACCAGCTTCACGATCGTCACCCCGGTGCAGTACCCCGGGCAGACCGAGACCGAGCCCTTCGCCCGGGTCCACGTCCTGCTCGAGGGCACCGACGTGGTGCTCAGCTACCAGGCCCTCGTCGACACGCCCAACGAGGACATCCGCACGGGCATGCGCCTCGCCCCCGTGTGGGCCTCGGCCGCCGAGATGGAGGACGGCGCCGGCGACACCCGGGAGGCGGGCCTCATCGGCTGGATCCCCACCGGCGAGCCCGACGCCACCGATCCCGACCTCGTGAACCGGCTCTGCTAG
- a CDS encoding patatin-like phospholipase family protein, producing MSAPSSRAVVLGGGGPVGVGWEVGLAAGLAKEGVRLADADLVIGTSAGSLAGALLTSGEDPVALVDEVEALFAAGVGTSGVDKVDMAGLAGLMEAMLGPEAAEATADDIPTEQERLAEVGAIALDAETISEEAFVGTVASTLAGRPWPKGYACTAVDTATGEFRLWDAAAGAPLERAVASSCAVPGMYPPITIDGKRYMDGGVRTMHNADLAEGHDSVVVVSVMMTKLPPGIADPRLEHFFGRQQATIDHLTVTGSAVEVIEPDVEFLTLSGMGMALMEFSLVGAAAAAGVRLGQQSAERIAAIW from the coding sequence ATGTCTGCACCGTCGTCCCGCGCCGTCGTCCTCGGTGGAGGTGGGCCCGTCGGGGTCGGCTGGGAGGTCGGGCTCGCCGCCGGTCTGGCCAAAGAAGGTGTCCGCCTGGCCGACGCCGACCTGGTCATCGGGACGTCGGCGGGCTCGCTCGCGGGAGCGCTGCTGACCAGCGGGGAGGATCCGGTCGCCCTGGTCGACGAGGTCGAGGCGCTGTTCGCGGCCGGTGTGGGGACCAGCGGGGTCGACAAGGTCGACATGGCCGGGCTCGCCGGGCTCATGGAGGCCATGCTCGGCCCGGAGGCCGCCGAGGCCACGGCGGACGACATCCCCACCGAGCAGGAGCGACTCGCCGAGGTGGGAGCGATCGCCCTCGATGCCGAGACCATCTCCGAGGAGGCCTTCGTGGGCACCGTGGCCTCGACCCTCGCGGGCCGACCTTGGCCGAAGGGCTACGCCTGTACGGCGGTCGACACGGCCACGGGCGAGTTCCGCCTCTGGGACGCGGCTGCCGGGGCCCCGCTCGAGCGGGCCGTGGCGTCGAGCTGCGCGGTCCCCGGGATGTACCCGCCCATCACCATCGACGGGAAGCGCTACATGGACGGTGGTGTGCGCACGATGCACAACGCCGACCTCGCGGAGGGCCACGACTCGGTCGTGGTGGTGTCGGTCATGATGACCAAGCTGCCGCCGGGCATCGCCGACCCCCGCCTCGAGCACTTCTTCGGCCGGCAGCAGGCCACCATCGACCACCTGACCGTCACGGGGTCGGCGGTCGAGGTGATCGAGCCCGATGTCGAATTCCTCACCCTCTCGGGCATGGGCATGGCGTTGATGGAGTTCTCCCTCGTCGGTGCCGCTGCCGCTGCCGGGGTGCGCCTCGGCCAGCAGTCTGCCGAGCGCATCGCCGCCATCTGGTAG
- a CDS encoding sulfatase-like hydrolase/transferase — translation MAVISGDRQVGTAPPGGPPAGAATARRRPVNQLLVVAGLSGLALVQPVLELLGENPTALQFRGLEGTRIALFALALVLVPPLVLWLIGRAVTAVHAAAGWAVHLATVAVLAAVVADLLSKAVADQTLFNLVAALGGGAAVAWAYVRFDAAFLWLRLLAGANVLFLANFVFLAPVSAWITDSDQAAADTSFSGVGAGEAPASVVMVVLDELPTQSMLDADGTGIDPARFPNLARFADDATWYPHFTTVSPFTQSAVPTLLDGQDPHGAPVWTDHPDNLFSLLAGSHHLIVSESLTKLCGFEVCSGDPQPPGDTTGTADTGDGADIEWAALLGDVRELWAARVTPGPASASHAFDDFSEQLAEPLAAATNGDQLDVGESQQLDGYFASSLATQPTRLTAFLDALQPTDDPYFAFLHLVLPHQPWFSREDGTRYRTPGEYEGPDLSTPWRARVTRQRHLLQAEYADRLVGVVLDRLRATDEYDDTLVVVVSDHGAAFVPGESVRSLEDENLDEIAYAPLLVKAPGQDDGRVDDANVVSVDVAPTVADLLGTEPGWDVDGVPVSDTDAIAERGEDKYVYSYTDAFTYEFLGIEEFDDAAAHREMVAGRFPTVRAREESIAGLYEGRAGAPLIGRSADAVFTAGGEDALARELDELRDPTTDELLAEVIGVVPAAPVGAEVVVAVNGTVVGVSPVFDDDRAARQFVVLLPAGALRADANEIRIGVLAPGATTAAELDLAGTD, via the coding sequence ATGGCGGTGATCTCGGGCGACAGGCAGGTGGGCACCGCTCCCCCTGGGGGCCCGCCGGCGGGCGCCGCCACAGCACGTCGGCGCCCGGTGAACCAGCTGCTCGTCGTGGCCGGGCTCTCTGGCCTCGCCCTCGTCCAACCCGTGCTCGAACTGCTCGGTGAGAACCCCACCGCGCTCCAGTTCCGCGGCCTCGAGGGCACCCGCATCGCCCTCTTCGCGCTGGCGCTCGTGCTCGTTCCGCCCCTCGTGCTCTGGCTGATCGGCCGGGCGGTCACGGCGGTGCACGCCGCCGCCGGGTGGGCGGTGCACCTCGCCACCGTCGCGGTCCTGGCGGCCGTGGTCGCCGACCTCCTGTCCAAGGCGGTGGCGGACCAGACCCTGTTCAACCTCGTGGCCGCGCTCGGAGGTGGCGCCGCCGTGGCGTGGGCGTACGTGCGCTTCGACGCCGCCTTCCTCTGGCTGCGCCTGCTCGCCGGCGCCAACGTGCTCTTCCTGGCCAACTTCGTCTTCCTGGCCCCGGTCTCGGCCTGGATCACCGACAGCGACCAGGCGGCGGCCGACACGAGCTTCTCCGGGGTCGGCGCCGGCGAGGCCCCGGCATCGGTCGTGATGGTCGTCCTCGACGAGCTGCCCACCCAGTCGATGCTCGACGCCGACGGCACGGGCATCGATCCCGCCCGCTTCCCGAACCTGGCCCGCTTCGCGGACGACGCCACTTGGTACCCGCACTTCACCACCGTCAGCCCGTTCACGCAGAGCGCGGTGCCCACCCTGCTCGACGGCCAGGACCCCCACGGCGCTCCCGTCTGGACCGACCACCCCGACAACCTCTTCAGCCTCCTCGCCGGCTCCCACCACCTGATCGTCTCCGAGTCGCTCACCAAGCTCTGCGGCTTCGAGGTGTGCAGCGGCGACCCCCAGCCCCCCGGTGACACCACCGGGACGGCGGACACGGGCGACGGAGCCGACATCGAGTGGGCGGCGCTCCTGGGAGACGTGCGGGAGTTGTGGGCGGCGCGGGTGACCCCGGGCCCCGCGAGCGCGTCCCATGCGTTCGACGACTTCTCCGAGCAGCTGGCCGAGCCCCTCGCCGCCGCCACCAACGGCGACCAGTTGGACGTCGGCGAGTCCCAGCAACTCGACGGCTACTTCGCGTCGAGCCTCGCCACCCAGCCCACCCGACTGACGGCCTTCCTCGACGCGCTCCAGCCCACCGACGACCCCTACTTCGCCTTCCTGCACCTCGTGCTGCCCCACCAACCCTGGTTCTCACGGGAGGACGGCACCCGCTACCGGACCCCCGGCGAGTACGAGGGGCCCGACCTCTCGACACCGTGGCGGGCCAGGGTCACCCGCCAGCGACACCTCCTCCAGGCCGAGTACGCCGACCGCCTCGTGGGCGTCGTGCTCGACCGGCTGCGGGCGACCGACGAGTACGACGACACCCTCGTCGTCGTCGTCAGCGACCACGGCGCTGCCTTCGTCCCCGGCGAGTCGGTCCGCTCGCTCGAGGACGAGAACCTCGACGAGATCGCGTACGCACCCCTCCTCGTCAAGGCGCCCGGCCAGGACGACGGCCGGGTGGACGACGCCAACGTGGTCTCGGTGGACGTGGCCCCGACCGTCGCCGACCTGCTCGGCACCGAGCCCGGATGGGACGTCGACGGCGTGCCCGTGAGCGACACCGACGCCATCGCCGAGCGGGGCGAGGACAAGTACGTGTACTCCTACACCGACGCCTTCACCTACGAGTTCCTCGGCATCGAGGAGTTCGACGACGCCGCGGCCCACCGGGAGATGGTGGCGGGGCGCTTCCCCACCGTGCGGGCCCGCGAGGAGTCGATCGCCGGGCTCTACGAAGGGCGGGCGGGCGCGCCGCTCATCGGGCGGTCGGCCGACGCGGTCTTCACCGCCGGCGGCGAGGACGCCCTGGCGCGCGAGCTCGACGAGCTGCGGGACCCCACCACCGACGAGTTGCTCGCCGAGGTCATCGGCGTCGTCCCGGCGGCCCCCGTCGGCGCCGAGGTGGTGGTGGCCGTCAACGGCACCGTGGTCGGCGTCTCCCCGGTGTTCGACGACGACCGGGCCGCCCGTCAGTTCGTGGTGCTCCTGCCGGCCGGGGCGCTGCGAGCCGACGCCAACGAGATCCGCATCGGCGTGCTCGCTCCCGGGGCGACCACGGCCGCCGAGCTGGACCTCGCCGGCACCGACTGA
- a CDS encoding type II toxin-antitoxin system PemK/MazF family toxin: protein MTDAGDIHLADLNEERRRHVLVVSNRRFHQLSDRVLVAPELRGDPDDVAFPWRVEVDGRVFAVDLLRSLPADRLLDRTDRAPAATMAAVRRAVHTIT from the coding sequence ATGACCGACGCCGGCGACATCCACCTCGCCGATCTGAACGAAGAGCGCCGGCGTCACGTCCTCGTGGTGTCGAACCGCCGCTTCCACCAGTTGTCGGATCGTGTGCTCGTGGCGCCCGAGTTGCGGGGCGATCCCGACGACGTCGCGTTCCCTTGGCGCGTCGAGGTGGACGGCAGGGTGTTCGCCGTCGACCTGCTGCGCAGCCTGCCCGCCGACCGGCTGCTCGATCGCACCGACCGGGCCCCGGCGGCGACGATGGCCGCGGTGCGACGAGCCGTCCACACGATCACCTGA
- a CDS encoding TIGR03857 family LLM class F420-dependent oxidoreductase, whose amino-acid sequence MTDRLDDLGFYLLAGGATSPAALLDEAREGEALGLGTAFISERYNVKEAATLSGAAGAVTSEVRIATAATNHNTRHPLVTASHAMTMHKLTGGRYVLGLGRGIPLMQDAFGIPRITTAQMEDAVGLLRRLWKGEVILGHRGPAGSWPVLHLGSEFDEDIPVLLVAFGPESLKLGGRAFDHVVLHTFFTDETTERAVRTVKDAAEQAGRDPASVTVWSCFATVGDHLPEDVRLRKTVGRLAGYLQGYGDLLVATNGWDPAPLAAFRADPVVGSFAGAIDQKATTDQLEHIATLLPDEWLASAATGTPEQCVAAIGGQFGLGADAVILHGASPAELAPIVEAYRGTAD is encoded by the coding sequence ATGACCGACCGTCTCGACGACCTGGGCTTCTACCTCCTGGCCGGCGGCGCCACCTCGCCGGCGGCGCTGCTCGACGAGGCGCGGGAGGGTGAGGCCCTCGGACTGGGAACGGCGTTCATCTCGGAGCGCTACAACGTGAAGGAGGCGGCCACCCTGTCGGGCGCCGCCGGCGCGGTGACCTCGGAGGTGCGCATCGCCACCGCGGCCACGAACCACAACACCCGCCACCCGCTCGTCACGGCATCACACGCGATGACCATGCACAAGCTGACCGGCGGTCGCTACGTGCTCGGGCTCGGCCGGGGCATCCCCCTGATGCAGGACGCCTTCGGCATCCCCCGCATCACCACCGCCCAGATGGAGGACGCGGTCGGTCTGCTGCGTCGTCTCTGGAAGGGCGAGGTGATCCTCGGCCACCGAGGACCGGCGGGCTCGTGGCCGGTGCTGCACCTCGGGTCCGAGTTCGACGAGGACATCCCCGTGCTGCTCGTGGCCTTCGGCCCGGAGTCACTGAAGCTCGGCGGCCGGGCCTTCGACCACGTCGTCCTGCACACGTTCTTCACCGACGAGACCACCGAGCGGGCGGTGCGCACGGTGAAGGACGCCGCCGAGCAGGCCGGCCGGGACCCTGCTTCGGTCACGGTCTGGTCGTGCTTCGCCACCGTCGGCGACCACCTCCCCGAGGACGTACGGCTGCGCAAGACGGTCGGTCGCCTGGCGGGGTACCTCCAGGGCTACGGCGACCTCCTGGTCGCGACCAACGGATGGGACCCGGCGCCGCTCGCCGCGTTCCGGGCCGACCCGGTCGTGGGCTCGTTCGCCGGCGCCATCGACCAGAAGGCCACCACCGACCAGCTCGAGCACATCGCCACGCTCCTTCCCGACGAGTGGCTGGCCTCGGCGGCGACCGGGACCCCCGAGCAGTGCGTCGCCGCCATCGGCGGTCAGTTCGGGCTCGGTGCGGACGCGGTGATCCTGCACGGAGCGAGCCCCGCCGAGCTGGCGCCGATCGTCGAGGCGTACCGGGGGACCGCCGACTGA